In Pseudobacter ginsenosidimutans, the following are encoded in one genomic region:
- a CDS encoding MutS-related protein translates to MMAFSIDKQTIDELNLLGKFRTDSVYHLFNRVKTRGGEQLLDNMFRSPLTDAAAINARSETFRNFQELALSFPFDVQQVNQMREYLDVRGSSNAVMVMAGTFIRKLLSGLTRDERFKKNVQGLQATIVTLNKCYALTESMRLASGAYENRVQAIKTILQNKKLETLRNTDIYQSLSVQTIGYYNHLLQNQFAAELEAVLQFIYEVDLYIAVSDVAKAKGFNYATALASEDNKFWVEDLRHPCIDKAVGNTVLMNGERNVIFLTGANMAGKSTLMKSIGIGMYLAHMGFPVAASRMEFSIRDGLYSSINVADNIGLGYSHFYAEVMRVKQAAIAAASGKRLLLMFDELFKGTNVKDAYDGTLAVTEGFADYRACLFIVSTHIIEVGEALQQRKNIHSVFMPTIMEGSKPRYTYKLEEGVTEDRQGMMIIRNEGILELISYQGHIIV, encoded by the coding sequence ATGATGGCTTTTAGTATAGACAAACAAACGATCGATGAACTGAACCTGTTGGGGAAATTCCGTACAGACTCCGTATACCATTTGTTCAACCGGGTGAAAACCCGTGGGGGAGAGCAGTTGCTGGATAATATGTTCCGCTCACCACTCACCGATGCTGCTGCCATCAATGCTCGCAGTGAAACATTCCGCAATTTCCAGGAGCTGGCCCTGAGTTTTCCTTTCGATGTGCAGCAGGTGAACCAGATGCGTGAATACCTAGATGTTCGTGGCAGCAGCAATGCTGTGATGGTAATGGCAGGTACTTTCATTAGAAAATTGCTGTCCGGCCTCACCAGGGATGAACGTTTCAAGAAAAATGTACAGGGATTGCAGGCTACAATCGTTACCCTCAACAAATGCTATGCGCTGACAGAGAGCATGCGCCTCGCTTCCGGAGCCTATGAGAACCGGGTGCAAGCCATCAAAACCATCCTGCAGAACAAAAAGCTGGAAACACTCAGGAATACTGATATCTACCAGTCCTTATCTGTGCAAACCATCGGTTATTACAATCACCTGCTGCAAAATCAGTTTGCTGCAGAGCTGGAAGCGGTGTTGCAGTTCATCTATGAAGTAGATCTGTATATTGCTGTAAGTGATGTGGCCAAGGCAAAAGGATTCAATTATGCAACCGCGTTAGCGTCAGAAGACAATAAGTTTTGGGTGGAGGATCTGCGTCACCCATGCATTGATAAAGCTGTAGGGAACACAGTTCTGATGAACGGGGAAAGGAATGTGATCTTTCTTACCGGGGCGAATATGGCTGGTAAATCCACGCTGATGAAATCCATAGGGATCGGTATGTACCTTGCGCATATGGGCTTTCCTGTAGCTGCGTCCCGCATGGAGTTCTCAATCCGTGATGGTTTGTATTCGAGTATCAACGTGGCAGATAATATCGGACTTGGCTACAGCCATTTCTATGCAGAAGTGATGCGCGTAAAGCAGGCTGCTATTGCTGCTGCCAGTGGCAAAAGACTATTACTGATGTTTGATGAGCTCTTCAAGGGAACAAATGTGAAAGATGCGTATGATGGCACCCTCGCGGTGACTGAAGGATTTGCGGATTACCGGGCCTGCCTGTTCATTGTGAGCACACATATCATTGAAGTGGGGGAGGCATTGCAACAACGGAAAAATATTCATTCGGTATTTATGCCAACGATCATGGAAGGAAGTAAACCCAGGTACACCTATAAATTGGAAGAAGGTGTTACGGAAGACCGGCAGGGTATGATGATTATCCGCAATGAAGGTATTCTCGAACTGATCTCCTACCAGGGTCATATCATCGTATAA